One genomic window of Eptesicus fuscus isolate TK198812 chromosome 6, DD_ASM_mEF_20220401, whole genome shotgun sequence includes the following:
- the PTBP1 gene encoding polypyrimidine tract-binding protein 1 — MDGIVPDIAVGTKRGSDELFSACVTNGPFIMSSNSASAANGNDSKKFKGDNRSTGVPSRVIHIRKLPSDVTEGEVISLGLPFGKVTNLLMLKGKNQAFIEMNTEEAANTMVNYYTSVTPVLRGQPIYIQFSNHKELKTDSSPNQARAQAALQAVNSVQSGNLSLAASAAAVDAGMAMAGQSPVLRIIVENLFYPVTLDVLHQIFSKFGTVLKIITFTKNNQFQALLQYAEPVSAQHAKLSLDGQNIYNACCTLRIDFSKLTSLNVKYNNDKSRDYTRPDLPSGDSQPSLDQTMAAAFGAPGIMSASPYAGAGFPPTFAIPQAAGLSVPNVHGALAPLAIPSAAAAAAAAGRIAIPGLGGAGNSVLLVSNLNPERVTPQSLFILFGVYGDVQRVKILFNKKENALVQMADGSQAQLAISHLNGHKLHGKPVRITLSKHQNVQLPREGQEDQGLTKDYGNSPLHRFKKPGSKNFQNIFPPSATLHLSNIPPSISEDDLKILFSSNGGIVKGFKFFQKDRKMALIQMGSVEEAIQALIDLHNHDLGENHHLRVSFSKSTI; from the exons CGGGGATCGGACGAGCTCTTCTCTGCCTGTGTCACTAACGGACCCTTTATCATGAGCAGCAACTCAGCCTCTGCAG CAAACGGAAATGACAGCAAAAAGTTCAAAGGTGACAACAGAAGTACAGGTGTGCCCTCCAGAGTGATCCATATCCGGAAGCTTCCCAGTGATGTCACCGAGGGCGAGGTCATTTCCCTGGGACTGCCTTTTGGGAAGGTCACCAACCTCTTGATGCTGAAAGGGAAAAACCAG gcctTCATTGAGATGAACACAGAGGAGGCAGCCAACACTATGGTGAACTACTACACCTCGGTGACACCTGTGCTTCGTGGCCAGCCCATCTACATCCAGTTCTCCAACCATAAGGAACTTAAGACCGACAGCTCACCCAACCAGGCA CGGGCCCAGGCGGCCTTGCAGGCAGTGAACTCAGTTCAGTCCGGGAACCTGTCACTGGCTGCCTCAGCTGCTGCTGTGGATGCTGGGATGGCGATGGCTGGCCAGAGTCCAGTGCTCAGGATCATCGTGGAAAACCTCTTCTACCCAGTCACCTTGGACGTGCTTCACCAG ATCTTCTCCAAGTTTGGCACAGTTCTGAAGATTATCACTTTCACCAAGAACAACCAGTTCCAGGCACTGCTGCAGTATGCCGAACCCGTGAGCGCCCAACATGCTAAGCTG TCGCTGGATGGGCAGAACATCTACAACGCTTGCTGTACACTCCGCATCGACTTTTCTAAGCTCACCAGCCTCAACGTCAAATACAACAACGACAAGAGCCGAGACTACACCCGTCCTGACCTGCCCTCTGGTGACAGCCAACCCTCTCTGGACCAGACCATGGCCGCAGCCTTTG GTGCACCTGGTATAATGTCAGCCTCTCCGTATGCAGGAGCTGGTTTCCCTCCCACCTTTGCCATTCCTCAAGCTGCAG GCCTCTCTGTTCCCAATGTGCACGGGGCCCTGGCCCCTCTGGCCATCCCatcagcggcggcagcagcggcggcagctgGCCGGATCGCcatcccaggcctgggaggggctggaaaTTCTGTTCTGCTGGTCAGCAACCTCAACCCTGAG AGAGTCACACCCCAAAGCCTCTTTATTCTTTTCG GCGTGTATGGTGATGTGCAACGGGTGAAGATTTTGTTCAATAAGAAGGAGAATGCCTTGGTACAGATGGCAGATGGGAGCCAGGCCCAGCTGG CCATAAGCCACCTTAACGGACATAAGCTGCATGGAAAGCCTGTGCGCATCACCCTCTCCAAGCACCAAAACGTCCAGCTGCCCCGTGAGGGCCAGGAGGACCAGGGCCTCACCAAAGACTACGGAAACTCACCCCTGCACCGCTTCAAGAAGCCTGGCTCTAAGAACTTCCAGAACATCTTCCCACCCTCAGCCACCCTGCACCTTTCCAACATCCC GCCCTCCATATCTGAGGACGACCTCAAGATACTCTTCTCCAGCAACGGCGGAATTGTCAAAGGGTTCAAGTTCTTCCA GAAGGATCGAAAGATGGCGCTGATCCAGATGGGTTCAGTGGAGGAAGCCATCCAGGCACTCATCGACCTGCACAACCACGACCTGGGAGAGAACCACCACCTGCGGGTGTCCTTCTCCAAGTCCACTATCTAG
- the PLPPR3 gene encoding phospholipid phosphatase-related protein type 3, with translation MISAKEKNKSPKDSMTLLPCFYFVELPIVASSVVSLYFLELTDLFKPAKVGFQCYDRTLSMPYVETNEELIPLLMLLSLAFAAPAASIMVGEGMLYCLQSRLWGRGGGPGGAEGSINAGGCNFNSFLRRTVRFVGVHVFGLCATALVTDVIQLATGYHAPFFLTVCKPNYTLLGTSCEANPYITQDICSGQDTHAILSARKTFPSQHATLSAFAAVYVSMYFNSVISDTTKLLKPSLVFAFAIAAGVCGLTQITQYRSHPVDVYAGFLIGAGIAAYLACHAVGNFQAPPTEKPTAPTPAKDALRVLTQRGHDSVYQQNKSVSTDELGPPGRLESVPGPVAREKTSLGSLKRASVDVDLLAPRSPMGKENMVTFSHTLPRVSTPSLDDPARRHMTIHVPLDASRSKQLISEWKQKSLEGRGLGLSDEASLGHMLVPAEPMAEEEEEEEEEEEEGGEEEGPAPPSLYPTVQARPGLGPRVILPPRAGPQPLVHIPEEGAQAAAGLSPKGSVAVRAKWLMMAEKSGAPVATASTQPRMANPPRLLQVIAMSKAPGGPGPKAAETALSSSSSSDSSQYRSPSDRDSASIVTIDAHAPHHPVVHLSAGNGPWEWKAAGSGTKGPEGEGTYELGDLAHGFRGGPKPLGVSPGSSVSDVDQEEPRFSAVATVNLATGEGLPPLGTADSTLGPASRESTLRRKVVGLALGERDPASCESEAESYYHKMQAARRFKD, from the exons ATGATCTCGGCCAAGGAGAAGAATAAAAGCCCCAAGGACAGCATGACGCTCCTGCCCTGCTTCTACTTCGTGGAG CTGCCCATTGTGGCATCCTCCGTCGTGTCCCTGTACTTCCTGGAGCTGACCGACCTCTtcaagccagccaaggtgggcTTCCAGTGCTACGACCGCACGCTCTCCATGCCCTACGTGGAGACCAACGAGGAGCTCATTCCACTGCTCATGCTGCTCAGCTTGGCTTTCGCTGCCCCTGCAGCCTCG ATCATGGTGGGCGAGGGCATGCTGTACTGTCTGCAGTCTCGGCTCTGGGGCCGCGGAGGTggcccaggtggggctgagggcagcATCAATGCTGGCGGCTGCAACTTCAACTCCTTCCTACGGCGCACGGTGCGCTTTGTGG GAGTCCATGTGTTTGGCCTGTGTGCCACGGCCTTAGTGACGGACGTCATCCAGCTGGCCACGGGCTACCATGCGCCCTTTTTCCTGACCGTCTGCAAGCCCAATTACACACTGCTGGGCACCTCATGCGAGGCCAACCCCTACATCACACAGGATATCTGCTCTGGCCAGGACACCCATGCCATCCTGTCTGCAAG GAAGACCTTCCCATCCCAGCACGCCACGCTGTCGGCCTTCGCTGCCGTCTACGTGTCC atGTACTTCAACTCTGTCATCTCCGACACGACCAAGCTGCTCAAGCCCAGCCTGGTGTTCGCCTTTGCCATCGCAGCGGGTGTCTGCGGTCTCACCCAGATCACACAGTATCGAAGCCACCCCGTGGACGTGTATGCGGGCTTCCTCATCGGTGCTGGCATCGCCGCCTACCTG GCCTGCCATGCAGTTGGCAACTTCCAGGCCCCACCCACAGAGAAGCCCACAGCCCCAACACCTGCCAAAGATGCACTTCGGGTGCTGACCCAGCGGGGCCACGACTCGGTGTACCAGCAGAACAAGTCTGTGAGCACTGATGAGTTGGGCCCTCCAGGGCGGCTAGAGAGTGTGCCTGGGCCCGTGGCCCGTGAGAAGACCTCACTGGGCAGCCTGAAGCGGGCCAGCGTGGACGTGGACCTGCTGGCTCCACGCAGCCCCATGGGCAAGGAGAACATGGTGACTTTCAGCCACACACTGCCCCGTGTCAGCACGCCCTCACTTGATGACCCTGCCCGCCGCCACATGACCATCCACGTGCCACTTGATGCCTCGCGCTCTAAACAGCTCATTAGCGAGTGGAAACAGAAGTCACTGGAAGGCCGTGGCCTGGGGCTGTCTGATGAGGCCAGCCTGGGGCATATGCTGGTGCCTGCAGAGCCcatggcagaggaggaagaggaggaggaggaggaggaggaggaagggggagaggaagagggcccAGCTCCACCCTCACTCTACCCCACagtccaggccaggccaggcctcgggCCTCGGGTCATTCTCCCACCGAGGGCCGGGCCACAGCCACTGGTACACATCCCCGAGGAGGGGGCGCAGGCAGCAGCTGGCCTGTCACCTAAGGGCAGCGTGGCTGTGCGGGCCAAATGGCTCATGATGGCCGAGAAGAGCGGGGCCCCTGTGGCCACAGCCTCGACCCAGCCCCGCATGGCCAACCCGCCCCGACTGCTGCAGGTGATTGCTATGTCCAAGGCACCTGGTGGACCTGGCCCCAAGGCGGCCGAGACAGCCTTgtcctccagctccagctccgacTCCTCCCAGTACAGGTCGCCATCAGACCGCGACTCAGCAAGCATCGTCACCATTGACGCACACGCGCCTCACCACCCCGTGGTCCACCTGTCTGCTGGTAATGGGCCCTGGGAGTGGAAGGCTGCTGGCAGTGGGACCAAGGGGCCGGAGGGCGAGGGCACTTATGAACTAGGAGACCTGGCTCATGGCTTTCGCGGTGGGCCCAAGCCACTGGGTGTGTCTCCTGGCTCATCTGTCAGTGATGTAGACCAGGAGGAGCCAAGGTTTAGTGCTGTGGCCACAGTCAACCtggccacaggggaggggctgcccccACTGGGCACAGCCGACAGTACTctggggccagccagccgggAATCAACGCTGAGGCGCAAAGTGGTTGGCCTGGCACTAGGTGAGCGGGATCCTGCCTCTTGTGAGTCCGAGGCTGAAAGCTACTACCATAAGATGCAGGCAGCCCGCAGGTTCAAGGACTGA